Proteins from a genomic interval of Lelliottia amnigena:
- the ycbC_2 gene encoding protein YcbC, with product MLPLPLMLLLMALGLLLLWLTRFQKTGKTVMTAGWLMLLLLSLQPVADGLLRPIEDKYPTWQGKQKVDYIVVLGGGYTWDPSWAPSSNLINNSLPRLNEGIRLWLANPGSKMIFTGAAAKTNPVSTAEAGRAWLNHSAYRARR from the coding sequence ATGCTTCCTCTGCCACTCATGCTGTTGCTCATGGCGCTCGGACTGCTGCTGCTTTGGTTGACTCGTTTTCAGAAAACGGGAAAAACCGTGATGACAGCGGGCTGGCTGATGCTACTCCTGTTGAGCCTCCAACCTGTCGCTGACGGGCTGTTGCGCCCGATTGAAGATAAGTATCCGACGTGGCAGGGAAAACAGAAGGTGGATTATATCGTGGTGCTGGGTGGCGGTTACACCTGGGACCCTAGTTGGGCACCCAGTTCAAACTTAATCAATAACAGTCTGCCGCGTTTAAACGAAGGCATACGCCTGTGGCTGGCGAATCCGGGTTCAAAAATGATCTTTACGGGTGCAGCCGCAAAAACCAATCCGGTGAGTACCGCAGAAGCCGGGCGCGCGTGGCTGAATCACTCGGCGTACCGCGCTCGGCGATAA
- the smtA gene encoding type 11 methyltransferase — MPPITFFRVKNILFGSFFNHTAGDYPRYYTREVHSPRGCDKIAVLLVAGGTLPMRDRNFDDIAEKFSRNIYGTTKGQLRQTILWQDLDTLLATYGSRKLRVLDAGGGEGQTAILMAERGHHVTFCDLSAEMVARAKRAAHEKGVSDNMHFIHCAAQDIAQHLETQVDLILFHAVLEWVAEPQAMLNTLWTVLSPGGALSLMFYNANGLLMRNVLVGNFGYVQQGMYKKKRRTLSPDFPRDPQQVYGWLEEIGWEITGKTGVRVFHDYLRDKQKQHECLDALTEIETRYCRQEPFVSLGRYIHVTAIKSLAR, encoded by the coding sequence ATGCCTCCAATAACTTTCTTTAGGGTAAAAAACATCCTTTTTGGTTCCTTTTTTAACCATACAGCAGGCGATTACCCGCGATATTACACCAGAGAGGTTCATTCTCCGCGCGGGTGTGACAAAATAGCGGTTTTGCTGGTAGCGGGTGGAACTCTCCCAATGCGGGATCGCAATTTCGATGACATCGCGGAAAAGTTTTCGCGCAACATTTATGGCACCACTAAAGGGCAGTTGCGTCAGACGATCCTCTGGCAGGATCTGGATACGCTGCTTGCCACCTACGGCAGCCGAAAGTTGCGCGTTCTCGATGCCGGCGGCGGTGAAGGTCAGACGGCCATTTTAATGGCAGAGCGCGGCCATCACGTGACGTTTTGCGATCTTTCCGCTGAGATGGTTGCACGCGCGAAACGCGCGGCACACGAGAAAGGTGTGAGCGACAACATGCATTTTATACATTGCGCCGCTCAGGACATTGCCCAGCATTTGGAAACTCAGGTTGATCTGATATTGTTTCACGCGGTGCTTGAATGGGTCGCTGAACCTCAAGCAATGTTAAACACGCTGTGGACGGTGCTCAGCCCCGGCGGCGCGCTGTCGCTGATGTTCTACAATGCCAATGGCCTGTTGATGCGCAATGTGCTGGTGGGTAATTTCGGTTATGTGCAGCAGGGCATGTATAAAAAGAAACGACGTACGCTTTCGCCAGATTTTCCGCGCGATCCCCAGCAGGTCTATGGCTGGCTGGAGGAGATTGGCTGGGAAATTACCGGGAAAACGGGCGTCAGGGTGTTTCATGATTATCTGCGCGATAAACAAAAACAGCATGAATGTCTGGACGCCTTAACAGAAATAGAAACACGGTATTGCCGCCAGGAGCCGTTTGTGAGCCTTGGCCGCTATATACACGTCACCGCGATTAAAAGCCTGGCCCGTTAG
- the ycbC_1 gene encoding protein YcbC, whose translation MAESLGVPRSAIITLDSPKDTEEEAAAVKQAIGDAPFLLVTSASHLPRAMIFFEHAGLHPLPAPANQLAIDAPLNPWERAIPSPVWLMHSDRVGYETLGRLWQWLKGSSGEPGQE comes from the coding sequence GTGGCTGAATCACTCGGCGTACCGCGCTCGGCGATAATCACACTCGACAGCCCTAAAGATACGGAAGAAGAAGCCGCAGCGGTGAAACAGGCCATTGGTGATGCGCCGTTCCTGCTGGTGACGTCCGCCTCGCATTTACCCCGCGCGATGATTTTCTTTGAACATGCCGGATTACATCCTCTCCCCGCCCCGGCTAACCAGTTGGCCATTGATGCGCCGCTGAACCCGTGGGAACGCGCGATCCCGTCGCCGGTCTGGCTGATGCACAGCGATCGCGTGGGCTATGAAACGCTCGGACGCCTCTGGCAATGGCTGAAAGGCTCGTCAGGTGAGCCAGGGCAAGAGTGA
- a CDS encoding Phosphotransferase enzyme family — protein sequence MEQLRAELSHLLGEQLSRVECVNEKADTSLWSLYDSHGNPMPLMARSFSSPGIARQLAWKMSLLARSGTVRMPTVYGVMTHEEHPGPDVLLIERLRGVPVEAPARTPDRWEQLKDQIVEALLAWHRQDSRGLVGAVDSTQENIWPHWYRQRVEVLWGTLNQFSNTGLTMQDKRILFRTRECLPTLFDGFNDNCVLIHGNFTLRSMLKDSRSDQLLAMVGPGIMLWAPREYELFRLSDSGLAEGLLWHYLQRAPVSESFLWRRWVYLMWDEVAQLVNTGRFNRANFDRASKSLLPWLT from the coding sequence ATGGAACAGCTGCGTGCCGAGCTAAGCCATCTGCTGGGGGAACAACTCAGCCGGGTGGAGTGTGTGAATGAAAAGGCGGACACTTCGCTGTGGTCGCTGTATGACAGTCACGGTAATCCGATGCCGTTAATGGCAAGGAGTTTTTCTTCCCCCGGTATCGCCAGACAGCTGGCGTGGAAAATGTCTCTGCTGGCGCGTAGCGGAACGGTGCGTATGCCGACCGTCTATGGCGTGATGACTCACGAAGAACATCCCGGTCCGGATGTTCTGTTGATTGAACGGTTGCGCGGTGTTCCCGTTGAGGCACCCGCGCGTACCCCGGACAGATGGGAGCAACTGAAAGACCAGATCGTCGAAGCGCTGCTTGCCTGGCACCGGCAGGATAGCCGTGGTCTGGTAGGGGCTGTGGACAGCACCCAGGAAAACATCTGGCCGCACTGGTATCGGCAGCGGGTCGAAGTATTGTGGGGCACGCTCAATCAATTTAGTAACACCGGCCTGACAATGCAGGATAAGCGGATTTTATTCCGCACGCGCGAATGTCTGCCTACGCTGTTCGACGGTTTTAACGACAATTGCGTGTTAATTCATGGCAATTTCACCCTGCGCAGCATGCTTAAAGATTCACGTAGCGATCAGCTACTGGCAATGGTTGGACCGGGGATTATGCTTTGGGCACCGCGTGAATATGAGCTTTTCCGTTTAAGCGACAGTGGCCTGGCAGAAGGGTTGCTTTGGCATTATCTCCAGCGCGCGCCCGTCTCGGAATCCTTCCTCTGGCGGCGCTGGGTTTATCTCATGTGGGATGAAGTGGCGCAGCTCGTCAACACCGGGCGCTTTAATCGCGCCAATTTCGATCGCGCCTCGAAATCACTCTTGCCCTGGCTCACCTGA